CCGGTCGGCCGCGGTCCGATCCAGGAGATCCACCTCGACCCGGGCGTGGCGGAGCCCATCGGTGCCAGCGTGCTCAACCACGCGCTGACCGACCTGGCCCGCGACGCCGACGGCCGAGCCACGGTGCTGCTGCGCACCGACGACGGCGACGGTGTCGCGCTGTGGGTCGACGAGCACCACCGGTGGCTGCAGGTCTACACCGGCGACGACACCCCGACCCCGCGGGTGAGCGTGGCGGTCGAGCCGATGACCGCTCCGCCCGACGCCTTCAACTCCGGCGACGACCTGGTCGTGCTGGCGCCGGGCGAGAGGTTCGCGGCGTCCTGGGGCATCCGCGCACGCTGAGTCCGACCGTGCGGGAATCAGGAGTGATGGGCCGCCACGAGTGCCCGCAGCTCCCGGACCGCGGTGGCGGCCCGGGCGCCGTCGGAGGCGTGGATGCCGAGCAGCGAGATCTTCTGGTCCTCGCCCTGCTGCAGGTGCGGCCAGGGGGCACCCTGCGGCATCCGTACGGTGCCGACCTCGGACCAGGCGAGCCGGCGGGTGCGGTAGCCGTTGACGATGGTCAGCCCGTCGGCGCGCGCCACCACCCGGGAGCGGGCGAGGGCGTTGAGCAGGCCCAGGCCCAGCAGCACGATGAGGATCACCGTCGCCTTCTCCAGGTTGTTGACCTTGGCCCGGGTCTCGTCGTCGAACTGCAGCCACAGCCAGGCGAAGGCGCCGATCAGGACCACGCCGAAGGTGGCCGCGGCGATCCGCGGGCCGAGCGGGCGCCAGGTGCGCGGCAACGGGGGCTGCTCGGGGTGCTCGGGGTGCTCGGTCGCCACGTCAGATCCGGCAGGCGTGGATGTCGGTCGTGAGGATCGCCCGCGCCCCGAGCGCGTAGAGCTCGTCCATCACGCGCTGGGCGGTGGCCCGCTGCACCATGGAGCGGACCGCGACCCAGCCCTCGCGGTGGAGCGGACTGACGGTCGGGCTCTCGATGCCGGGGGTGAGGGCGATGGCCTGCTCGACCTTCTCGGCGCGGATGTCGTAGTCCATCATCACGTAGGCCCGCGCCACGAGGACGCCCTGCAGCCGGCGGGTGAAGACCTCCAGCGCGCCGGGGTCGGCGCCCTCGCGAGTGATCATCACGCCCTCGGACTCGAGGATGACCTCGCCGAAGACCTCCAGGCCGGCGTTGCGCAGGGTGCTGCCGGTCTCGACGACGTCGGCGATCACATCGGCCACGCCGAGCTGGATGCTGGTCTCGACGGCTCCGTCGAGGCGGACCACGGACGCGTCGATGTCCCGCGCGGCGAGGTAGCGCTTCACCACGCCGTCGTACGACGTGGCGATCCGCTTGCCGGTCAGGTCCTCGACCTTCTCCGCGGTGCCCGGCCGCGCGGCGAAGCGGAACTTGGAGTGGCCGAAGCCGAGCTGGAGCGCCTCGGTGGCCATGGCGTGCGAGTCGAGGAGCAGATCACGGCCGGTGATGCCGGCGTCGAGCGTGCCCTCGCCGACGTACAGCGCGATGTCGCGCGGGCGCAGGTAGAAGAACTCGACCTCGTTGTCGGGGTCGATCTTGGTGAGCTGCTTGGAGTCGGAGCGCTGGGCGTAGCCGGCCTCGCGCAGCATGCCCGAGGCAGACTCGGACAGGGCCCCCTTGTTGGGGACGGCGATCTTGAGCATGGTGCCTTCCTACGTGAGGCCGGGGCCTCAGAGGTGTGCGTAGACGTCGTCGAGCGAGAGTCCGCTCGCGATCATGAGGACCTGGGCGTGGTACAGCAGCTGGCTGATCTCCAGCGCCGTGGCGTCCTTGCCCTCGTGCTCGGCCGCCATCCAGGACTCGGCGGCCTCCTCGATCAGCTTCTTGCCGATCGCATGGACGCCCGCGTCGAGGGCCCGAACGGTGCCGGATCCCTCGGGTCGCGTGGCTGCCTTGTCGCTGAGCTCTGCGAACAGCTCGTCGAACGTCTTCACGGGAGGTCAGCCTACGGCGTCGTCATGGACCGACCTGCGCCGGTCTCAGCCCGTGTAGCCGCGGCTGCGGATCCGCTTGAGCGTCGCGGCGGTCTGCAGCGCGGCGGAGGCCGCCTCGTAGCCCTTGTCCTCGCTCGAGCCGTCGAGTCCCGCCCGGTCCAGCGCCTGCTCCTCGGTGTCGCACGTCAGCACGCCGAAGCCGATCGGGGTGTGGTGGTCCAGCGACACCCGGGTGAGACCGTCGGTGGCGGCGTTGCAGACGTACTCGAAGTGCGGCGTGCCGCCGCGGATGACGACGCCGAGCGCGACCACCGCGTCGTACGACGGCGCGAGGACGGCTGCCGTCACTGGCAGCTCGAAGGTGCCCGGCACCCGGACGACGACCGGCGCCTCGACCCGGTGGTCGGCGAAGGCGCGCTGCGCGCCGGCGATCAGGCCGTCCATGACCTCGGTGTGCCAGCTGGCCGCCACGACCGCGACGCGCAGGTCGTGGCAGTCGACGGGAGCGATGTCGGGGGCGCCGTGTCCGGCCATGTCAGTTGACTCCTTCGAGGTCGGGCAGCTCGGGCAGGTCGTGGCCCATCCGGTCCCGCTTGGTCAGCAGGTAGGCGAGGTTGTGGCCGTTGGGGTGCGGGGTGAGCGGGACCCGCTCGGTGACGTGCACGCCGTAGTCCTCGAGCGAGGCGACCTTGTCGGGGTTGTTGGTCAGCAGCCGCACCTCGGCGACGCCGAGATCCTTGAGGATCTGGGTCGCCGCACCGTAGTGGCGGGCGTCGGCCGGCAGGCCGAGGTCGAGGTTGGCGTCGACGGTGTCGCGGCCGCCGTCCTGGAGTTGGTAGGCCTGCAGCTTGGCGACCAGGCCGATCCCCCGGCCCTCGTGGCCGCGCAGGTAGACCACCACACCGCGGCCCTCCTGCACGATGCGATCCATCGCCTCGTTGAGCTGCGGACCGCAGTCGCAGCGGCTGGACCCGAAGACGTCACCGGTCAGGCACTCCGAGTGGACCCGGGTCAGGACCGGGCCGTCGTCGCCGAGCGTCGCCGGCTCGCCGTACACGAGCGCGACGTGCTCGCTGCCGTCGACGGTGATCGTGTAGCCGATCGCCGTGAAGTCCCCGTGGCTCGTGGGCAACCGGGTCTCGGCCTCGCGCACCACGTGGCGCTCGACCCGACGACGGTGGCGGACCAGGTCCTCGATCGAGATCATCGCCAGATCGTGCTCGTCGGCGAACGCGCGCAGCTCGGGGGCGCGCTTCATGGTGCCGTCGTCGTTGACGACCTCCACGAGCACACCGGCCGGCGTGAGCCCGGCCAGGCGGCACAGGTCGACGGCGGCCTCGGTGTGGCCGCGGCGGACCAGGACGCCGCCCTCGCGGTAGCGCAGCGGGAAGACGTGGCCGGGCCGGGTCAGCTCCCAGGGCTCGGTAGCGGAGTCGGCCAGGACCCGCACGGTGTGGGCGCGGTCGGCCGCGGAGATGCCGGTGCTGACGCCGTCGCGCGCATCGACGGAGATCGTGTACGCCGTGCGGTAGGCGTCCTTGTTGTGAGGTGTCATGAGCGGGATCTCGAGCCGGTCGAGCATGGCGCCCGGCATCGGCGCGCAGATGACGCCGCTGGAGTGGCGGATCGTGAAGGCCATCAGCTCGGGGGTCGCCTTGCTGGCGGCGAAGATGATGTCGCCCTCGTTCTCGCGGTCCTCGTCGTCGACGACCACGACGGCTCTGCCGGCCGCGATGTCGGCGATCGCGCGCTCGACGGGATCCAGCCGGACCTTCGCGCTCATGCGCTCTTCTCCTTGGGGTAGGCGCCGAGGAGCTTCTCGACGTGCTTGGCGATGACGTCGACCTCGAGGTTGACCTTGTCGCCGACGGCTCGGAAACCGAGCGTCGTGCGGGCGAGGGTCTCGGGGATCAGGCTGATGCTGAAGCTGGCCTCGCCGGCCTCGACGACCGTGAGCGAGATCCCGTCGACGGTGATCGAGCCCTTGTCGACGAGATAGCGGCCGAGCCCGGCGGGCATCGCGATCTCGACGACCTCCCAGTGCTTGTCCGGTCCGGGCCCGCTCGGCGTGCGCGAGAGGACCTCACCCATCGCGTCGACATGGCCCTGCACGATGTGGCCGCCGAGACGCTTCTCGGCGGTGACCGCCCGCTCCAGGTTGACCCGGTCGCCGGCGACCAGGCCGCCGATGCTGGTCTTGGCGAGCGTCTCGGCCATCACGTCGGCCGTCCAGGTGGTGTCGGTGCGCTCGGCGACGGTCAGGCAGCAGCCGTTGACAGCGATCGAGTCCCCGAGGCCGGCGTCGGACAGCGTCACGTCGGAGGCGATGGTGAGCCGGATGGCGTCCCCCTGGTCCTCGACGGCGACGACGGTGCCGAGCTCCTCGACGATGCCGGTGAACATCAGGCCGTTCCTCCCATGGTGGTTCCTTCTCTGGTGGGTCTCATGATCAGGCGCACGTTGGCCTCGGCACCCGCGCCGACGACGATGCTGTCGACCAGCTCGAGGCGCAACGCGTCGGCGATGGTGCGGATTCCGAGCTTCCCGACGGCCGAGCGGCCGGCGCCGAGGAGCATCGGGGCGACGTAGGTGACGACCTCGTCGACCAGGCCGGCCTTGACGAAGGCGGCGGCCAGGGTCGGCCCGCCCTCCAGGAAGACGTGGTGCCGGTCGTGCTCGGCGTAGAGGACGCGGAGCGCCGCTTCCGGATCGTGGCTGCGCAGACGGAGCGTCGGCGCGGCGTCGTCGAAGACACGCCGGTCGGCGGGCAGGTCCCGCTCCCCCAGCACCACGCGCAGTGGCTGGGCCCCACGCGGCAGGGGCCGGTCCTCGTCGTCGCGCACCGTGAGCTGCGGGTCGTCGACAGCGACGGTGTTGGTGCCGACGAGCATCGTGTCGCACAGTGCGCGCAGCAGGTGGGTGTCACGACGGGCGGGTGGCGAGGAGACCCAGCGCGAGGTGCCGTCGCTGGCGGCGCTGCGCCCGTCGAGGGTGGTCGCGAACTTCCAGGTGACGTACGGGCGGCCCGTGCGGTGGGCGAAGGTCCACGCGCGGTTGACCTCCGCCGCCTCGTCGGCGAGCAGACCGGCGTCCACCTCGACCCCCGCCGCGCGGAGCGTCTCCATGCCGCCCGCGGCCTGCGGGTTGGGGTCGCGCTGGGCGATCACGACCCGGGCGACACCCGCCGCGATCAGCGCCTGGGCGCAGGGGCCGGTGCGGCCGGTGTGGTTGCACGGCTCCAGGGTCACCACGGCGGTAGCACCGCGGGCCCGGTCACCCGCCGACCGGAGCGCCTCGACCTCGGCGTGCGGCATCCCCGCGCCGTGGTGGTAGCCCTCGCCGACGAGCGTCCCGTCGGGCCCGAGCAGCACGCAGCCGACCCGCGGGTTGGGATGCAGCGGCACGCCCGGGGTCGCCGCCAGCGCGAGCGCGCGACGCATCGCGTCGTACTCGCGGGTGAAGGTCTCCGCCATCGGCCACCGCCTCTCGTCGTCCTCGACGCGGACTCCGGGGCTTGCCTGGCGTGCGGCGGGGGCCTGCGGCGGCCGTCCGTCGGACACTCGTGCGTGCACTTCCCATCCGGACTTTGACCGTCGGTCCAGGAATCACACCTGGTCAACCGATCGCTGGCTGCGATCGGGTCGCGGACTGTTACCGCCGGTTCGGAGTTTCACCGACCCCAGAGCACGCGAGCTCTTGGCGTCCATGGTGGCACATCGGGACCCACCCGCGCGGTGTGGGTCCGGTCACTGGGCGTCGTAGGCGGCGAGCTGGTCCGCGGACGCGTGCACCGACCAGCCGTCGACCAGGATCTCCCACAGTTCCTCGGGCCCGGCGCCCGCCAGCTCGACCAGGACGGCGGCGTACCCGTCGAAGTGCACGATCGTGAAGACCGCGGGCGAGCTGCTCGCGAGCAGCGCCTCCTTCTCCACCAGCCCGGCCGTGCGGACGGCGACGATCGGCTGCTGCGGGTACGGCTCGCCGCCGAACCGCTTGATGTCGGCCTTCGAGTAGGGCCGCTCCCAGGCGAAGACCCTGCCGTTGACCGACCAGGCGAGGGCACCGCGCCGCTCCCCCTCCTCGGCACCCGGCAGGGCGCGGGCGAACGCGGCCACCTCGTCCAGGTCCATCCCCGCAGGCTACGCCGCGCGGCCGTAGGGTGACGGGATGTCGTATCCCCCACCGCTGTACGACGGCGACGGCGAGGTCTCGGCCTGGGTCCGTCCCGGCTCCGACGGCCCCGACCTCGTCTACCCCAACGGCAACCGGGTCCACTACCTCGCACGGGGCGAGGCCACCGGCGGGCTGTTCGGGCTCTACCGCTGGGAGTTCTCCGAGGCAGTCAGCGGCCCGAGCCCGCACTTCCACCGCAGCATCGCGGAGTCGTTCTACGTCCTCGAGGGCGAGGTCAGGATCCACACCGGCTCCGCGTGGACGACCGCGCGGCCGGGCGACTTCCTGCACGTCCCACCCGGTGGCATCCACGGCTTCCGCAACGAGTCCGGCGCCCCGGCGTCGATGCTGCTGCACTTCGCGCCGGGCGCGCCGCGCGAGGCGTACTTCGAGGGCCTCGACCGGCTCGCCCGCGGCGAGGAATGGACCCCCGAGGAGTACGACGCGTTCATGCGGGAGCACGACAACATCTGGGTCGAGGAGTAGGCGCCGGCTTCGCGCCGATGGTGCGCCGGAATGTCCGCGTGCTTCGGTCGCGCAGCCGGTTTCGTGTCAAGCGGGCAGTGACGAGAGCGATGGGCGAGAGGCCGGGTTCGGCGGGTGGTTGCGTTCCGAAAGGGCGGCGACGAGGACCGTGGGTGGATGGCTGGGTCCGGCGGTCGGCTTGCGGTCCGGGGGCCGGGATCGACTGCTGTCGTTCTTGGTGCTGGTCGTGCCGTAGGGGCTGTGCTCGGGCTTCGGTCGGGTGGGTGGTTGCGTTCCGAACGGGCGGCGACGAGGACCGTGGGTGGATGGCTGGGTCCGGCGGTCGGCTTGCGGCCCGGGGACCGGGATCGGCTGCCGTCGTTCTTGGTGCTGGTCGTGCCGTAGGGGCTGTGCTCGGGCTTCGGTCGGGTGCGCGGTTGCGTTCGGAGAGGCAGCGACGAGAACGGCGGGGCGGGGGCTGGGTTCGGCGGTCGGGTTGCGGTTCGCGGGTCGGCTGGTCGGGCACTTCTGTCACGAACCGTGACGTTGATTGTCCACACCCCCGGGATCGGGTTTCGCCTGTCCACAGGCGGGTTTGCGACACTTTGAAGTGTCGTGGGTGGGTGGGAGAATCCAGTCATGGATCTCGCCACCGACGCCCGTTCGACAGCAGTGTTGCTGTCGCGTGTCGGTGAGCGGATCCGGTCCCGCGAGACGTTGATCGTCGAGGAGTGGGAGGACATCACCGCCTGGGCCAGCGACCACGTGATCGCCGGGCCCAAAGGGGGCGCGACCATCACCGAGGGCTACCTCGACACCGGGGTCCCGATCGCCGGGCCCGGTGCACCGTTGGTGTCGGAGTTCGCGTTGATGGAACTCGTCGCGGTCCTCGGACGCTCCCCGGACGGTGGGAAGGCGTACGTCGGGCGAGTGATCGAGTGCGCCTGGCGACTCCCGAACGTCTACAACGCCGTCACCTCGGGCCGGTTGGCGCCGTGGCGGGCCGAACGGATCGCCGACCTCACCCACCCCCTCTCGGCCGAGGCAGCCGCATTCGTGGACCGGCAGCTCTGGGATGCCTCCGGCGTCGGGTGGGCCCAACTCGAGAGGTTGGTCGCCGAGGCCGTGCTGCGGTTCGACCCCGAACGTGCAGAGACCGAACGACGCAAGGCCGCCGACGCTCGTCGGTTCGACATCAGCGAGACCGACGAGCACGGGCTGGTCCACCTCGACGGCCTCCTCGACGCTGCCGACGGGCACGACCTGAACCTGGCGGTGTCTCGGCGGGCCGAGGTCCTCGGGCGGCTGGGCGACGAGTCGTCGCTGGATGTGCGCCGCTCCAAGGCCGCCGCCGAGCTCGCGAGGCAGGACCTCGCCCTCGACCTGCTCATCCCCGACCCCGACACCGGAGAAGTCGTCGACACGGTCCCTGGTCGCAAGGTGGTCCTCAACGTCCACGTCACCGACACCACCCTCACCGGCCAGAACCCGTTCGCGAACCCGGTCGGCCGGTGGGAGGAAGGCCGCTGCCCGATCACCTCCGCGCAGATCCGGAAATGGCTGCAGTCCAAGAACACGACCATCATCGTGCGACCCGTGATCGACCTGGCCGACCATCTCCCCGTCGGCTCCTACGAGATCCCCGACCGCCACCGCACCCGGGTGGTCCTGCGGGACCAGACGTGTCGGTTCCCGCACTGCACCCGACCCGCCCAAGCCTGCGACCTCGACCACACCCGCCCCCACGCCGAGGGTGGTCCCACCTGCACCTGCAACGAGGTCGCGTTGTGCCGACGGCACCACCGCGCCAAGACCCACTCCACCTGGCACTACGACATCCCGATGCCGGCCACCTACGTGTGGACCAGCCCCCACGGCCACCGGTTCCGGGTCGACCACCGCGGCACCCACCCTATCCAGAGCACCTCGCCACCCGACGAGTAGCCACCCCGCCTCACACCCCGCCTCCGGGCGGGGTGTGAGGCGTGTCCGCGGACAGGCGGGGTCAGGCCGACAGGATCAGGCCGCTCGTCGGCACCCCGGTGCCGGCGGTGACCAGCACATGGTGGGCGTCCGCGACCGGGTTGACCGAGGTGCCGCGGATCTGGCGCACGCCCTCGGCGATGCCGTTCATGCCGTGGATGTACGCCTCGCCGAGCTGGCCACCGTGGGTATTGACGGGCAGTCGTCCGCCGACCTCGATGGCGCCATCCCGGACGAAGTCCTTGGCCTCGCCGCGGCCGCAGAACCCGAGCTCCTCCAGCTGCATGAGGACGTACGGCGTGAAGTGGTCGTAGAGGATCGCCATCGGCATGTCCGCGGGGGTGAGCCCGGACTGCTTCCACAGCTCGCGCCCGACG
This region of Nocardioides sp. L-11A genomic DNA includes:
- a CDS encoding PH domain-containing protein gives rise to the protein MATEHPEHPEQPPLPRTWRPLGPRIAAATFGVVLIGAFAWLWLQFDDETRAKVNNLEKATVILIVLLGLGLLNALARSRVVARADGLTIVNGYRTRRLAWSEVGTVRMPQGAPWPHLQQGEDQKISLLGIHASDGARAATAVRELRALVAAHHS
- the hisG gene encoding ATP phosphoribosyltransferase — protein: MLKIAVPNKGALSESASGMLREAGYAQRSDSKQLTKIDPDNEVEFFYLRPRDIALYVGEGTLDAGITGRDLLLDSHAMATEALQLGFGHSKFRFAARPGTAEKVEDLTGKRIATSYDGVVKRYLAARDIDASVVRLDGAVETSIQLGVADVIADVVETGSTLRNAGLEVFGEVILESEGVMITREGADPGALEVFTRRLQGVLVARAYVMMDYDIRAEKVEQAIALTPGIESPTVSPLHREGWVAVRSMVQRATAQRVMDELYALGARAILTTDIHACRI
- a CDS encoding phosphoribosyl-ATP diphosphatase, with the protein product MKTFDELFAELSDKAATRPEGSGTVRALDAGVHAIGKKLIEEAAESWMAAEHEGKDATALEISQLLYHAQVLMIASGLSLDDVYAHL
- the ribH gene encoding 6,7-dimethyl-8-ribityllumazine synthase; amino-acid sequence: MAGHGAPDIAPVDCHDLRVAVVAASWHTEVMDGLIAGAQRAFADHRVEAPVVVRVPGTFELPVTAAVLAPSYDAVVALGVVIRGGTPHFEYVCNAATDGLTRVSLDHHTPIGFGVLTCDTEEQALDRAGLDGSSEDKGYEAASAALQTAATLKRIRSRGYTG
- a CDS encoding bifunctional 3,4-dihydroxy-2-butanone-4-phosphate synthase/GTP cyclohydrolase II, translated to MSAKVRLDPVERAIADIAAGRAVVVVDDEDRENEGDIIFAASKATPELMAFTIRHSSGVICAPMPGAMLDRLEIPLMTPHNKDAYRTAYTISVDARDGVSTGISAADRAHTVRVLADSATEPWELTRPGHVFPLRYREGGVLVRRGHTEAAVDLCRLAGLTPAGVLVEVVNDDGTMKRAPELRAFADEHDLAMISIEDLVRHRRRVERHVVREAETRLPTSHGDFTAIGYTITVDGSEHVALVYGEPATLGDDGPVLTRVHSECLTGDVFGSSRCDCGPQLNEAMDRIVQEGRGVVVYLRGHEGRGIGLVAKLQAYQLQDGGRDTVDANLDLGLPADARHYGAATQILKDLGVAEVRLLTNNPDKVASLEDYGVHVTERVPLTPHPNGHNLAYLLTKRDRMGHDLPELPDLEGVN
- a CDS encoding riboflavin synthase — translated: MFTGIVEELGTVVAVEDQGDAIRLTIASDVTLSDAGLGDSIAVNGCCLTVAERTDTTWTADVMAETLAKTSIGGLVAGDRVNLERAVTAEKRLGGHIVQGHVDAMGEVLSRTPSGPGPDKHWEVVEIAMPAGLGRYLVDKGSITVDGISLTVVEAGEASFSISLIPETLARTTLGFRAVGDKVNLEVDVIAKHVEKLLGAYPKEKSA
- the ribD gene encoding bifunctional diaminohydroxyphosphoribosylaminopyrimidine deaminase/5-amino-6-(5-phosphoribosylamino)uracil reductase RibD — translated: MAETFTREYDAMRRALALAATPGVPLHPNPRVGCVLLGPDGTLVGEGYHHGAGMPHAEVEALRSAGDRARGATAVVTLEPCNHTGRTGPCAQALIAAGVARVVIAQRDPNPQAAGGMETLRAAGVEVDAGLLADEAAEVNRAWTFAHRTGRPYVTWKFATTLDGRSAASDGTSRWVSSPPARRDTHLLRALCDTMLVGTNTVAVDDPQLTVRDDEDRPLPRGAQPLRVVLGERDLPADRRVFDDAAPTLRLRSHDPEAALRVLYAEHDRHHVFLEGGPTLAAAFVKAGLVDEVVTYVAPMLLGAGRSAVGKLGIRTIADALRLELVDSIVVGAGAEANVRLIMRPTREGTTMGGTA
- a CDS encoding cupin domain-containing protein, with translation MSYPPPLYDGDGEVSAWVRPGSDGPDLVYPNGNRVHYLARGEATGGLFGLYRWEFSEAVSGPSPHFHRSIAESFYVLEGEVRIHTGSAWTTARPGDFLHVPPGGIHGFRNESGAPASMLLHFAPGAPREAYFEGLDRLARGEEWTPEEYDAFMREHDNIWVEE
- a CDS encoding HNH endonuclease, yielding MDLATDARSTAVLLSRVGERIRSRETLIVEEWEDITAWASDHVIAGPKGGATITEGYLDTGVPIAGPGAPLVSEFALMELVAVLGRSPDGGKAYVGRVIECAWRLPNVYNAVTSGRLAPWRAERIADLTHPLSAEAAAFVDRQLWDASGVGWAQLERLVAEAVLRFDPERAETERRKAADARRFDISETDEHGLVHLDGLLDAADGHDLNLAVSRRAEVLGRLGDESSLDVRRSKAAAELARQDLALDLLIPDPDTGEVVDTVPGRKVVLNVHVTDTTLTGQNPFANPVGRWEEGRCPITSAQIRKWLQSKNTTIIVRPVIDLADHLPVGSYEIPDRHRTRVVLRDQTCRFPHCTRPAQACDLDHTRPHAEGGPTCTCNEVALCRRHHRAKTHSTWHYDIPMPATYVWTSPHGHRFRVDHRGTHPIQSTSPPDE